The genomic region TTGACACGCCCCTGGTCGGGGCGCCGCTGCTCGATGGGTATCTGCCCGCACTGCTTGACCCCGGTTACTATTTTCCGGATGGGCAGATCGATGGCGAGGTGTTCGAGTACGGCTCGTTCGTGCAGAGCCGCATGCACCAGGCCGGGGTCACCTGCTCGAACTGCCATGAGCCGCACGGTCTCAGGCTGAGGGTGGAGGGTAATGCGGTCTGCGGCCAATGCCACATGGCCGCCCGCTTCGATTCCACGGCCCACCACCATCATGAGCCCAGCGGCACTGGAGGTCAGTGCGTCAATTGCCACATGCCGACCCGCACCTACATGATCGTGCACGACCGTCACGACCACTCCCTGCGGGTGCCGCGGCCCGACCTGTCGGCGTCGCTCGGCACGCCGAACGCCTGTACCCAGTGTCATGCCGATCGTCCGGCCGATTGGGCCGCGCGCGCAGTTGCCGCCTGGTACCCCGCCGGGCGGCGGACCACGTCGCATTTCGGCGCCGCCTTGCAGGCCGGCCGAACGGGGGCCGCCGACGCGGAACGCCTGCTCGATGCGCTGATTCTGGACGCGGGCCAGCCGCCGATTGCGCGCGCCACCGCCCTCGGCCTGCTGCGGAACCGGGCGACCGGCACCTCGGAGGCGGCGGTGAAGGCGGCGATCACCGATCCCAACCCGCTGGTGCGAGCGGCGGTGCCGCGAGCGCTGCCGGCCGCGCCGGGGCGTTCCATGGTGCAAGGAGTGGCGCCGCTGTTGAACGACAGAGTGCGGGCGGTGCGGGTAGAAGCGGCGCGGGCACTGGCCGGCACGGAGGCACAGATGACAGACCCGCAGCGCGTCGCCCTGGCACGTGGCCTGCGGGAGTTGCTGAACGCCGAGTTGGTCGATGCCGACCGGTCCGAATCGCATCTCAATATCGGCCTGCTGTACCTCCGCCTCGGCCAGGCCACGCAGGCTGAGGAGGCCTACCAGACCGCGCTGCGGCTCGATCCCCGCTTCGTGCCGGGCATGGTCAATCTGGCCGATCTCGATCGCATGCGCGGCCGTGATCAAGAGGGGGCGGAACTGCTGCGCCGCGCCATCGCCATCGAGCCGGGCAACGCCGATGCCTGGCATGCCCTGGGCCTGACGCTGGTGCGCCAACGCAATGCCGCGGACGCGCTGCAGGCGCTGCGCCGCGCGAACGAGTTGGCGCCCGGCAATCCGCGCTACGCCTATGTCTACGCCGTTGCGCTGAACTCGGCCGGGATGACGAAACAGGCAATCGCGGTGCTGGAACAGGCGCACCGGCAGCATCCGGCCGACCGCGACGTGCTGCTCGGGCTGATCACGATCGCCCGGGACAGCGGTGATCCCGACGCTGCGCAACGCTATGCGCGCGATTTGGTCGCGCTGACGCCATCGGACCCACAGGCACGCCTTCTGCTCGAGCAACTCGGGCGCCGGTAGGCACATACCTCAGAAGCAGAATACAACGGCGAGGATCGGTGTGAGTCAGCCACGGTCGAGGTCGACATGTTCCCACGTTGCTTTCTTCAGCACCCTCTGCCTGCGCGTGCCACTGACCACCAGCAGGGCGAGCGCGGCCGCGGCGCTCATGCACGGCTCGGCGTCGAGCGCGTGCATGAGCGCCTGGGTCTGCTCGGCGGTGAGATGGCGGTCGCGGTGCTGCTCGGGGAGCATGCCGGGTGAGGCCGCGGCGTTGCGCCCGTCGAACAGGCCCCACCGCAGTGCCAGGTTCAGCATCGAGCGCAGTGTGGCGAGATGGCGATTGACGCTGGAGGCCGAGAGCCCTTTGGCGATCAGCGCGCGGCGCAGGGCGGCGACGTCATGCGGGGTGATTTCGTCGAGGCGCCTGCGGCCGAGCATGGGCAGGATGCGGAGGCGCAGGTAGGCCTCGTAGTTGCCGGTGCTGCGCAGGCGCTCCCGCACGTGCGGCAGGTAGCCGTCCCGGGCGAAGTCGGCCAGGGTGGGCACGGCGCGCAGCTTCGCCCGCTCGGCGACCGGGTCGGCGCCCAGGCTGACCGAGGCCTTGATCTGCTCGGCTTTTCGCCGGGCCTGCTCGGCGGTGACGTCGCCGAGGCGTCCGAGCTTGACCTCGCGGGCGCGGCCGCGCGCGTCGGCGTAGCGGAGGTAGAAGGTGGTCACCGACCGGCGGCGCTCGGCGATGAAGCCGTGGAGGGCGTCGTCGAAGATGCGCTGCTTGGCGGTGCCCTCGGGCAGGGGCGGGAGGCCGCGGAGCAGGGCGGTGGTGAGGCGGGGCATGGCGTTGGCGTTCCATGCGCCGCGTCAGTGCGGCTGCGCCGGTCCGCACACGGCGCGCATGCGGGCGACCTCCGTCGCGAGTGCGTCCTCGGCGCGCTGTGCCGCCTCGCGCAGGTGGAGGTCGGAGCGGATGCCATTGGCGGCGTCGGCCAGGAGCTGGCCGAGCACGTGCAGCAACAGCTCGGGGGTGACGCTCTCGCCGTCGCCGCGGAAGCCGGGGCACAGCTGCAACGAGCTGACGCCGGGCAGCGTGGCGACGGTCCAGGCATAGACCGAGCGGTGCGGCCCGGGCGCGACCGCGACCGCGATCGAGGGTGCCGGCGGCAGGCCGAGGCGGCGCTGCAGCGCGACCAGGGCGGAGGCGAGGTGGGAGGCGCTGGTTCGGGCCAGGGCATCACCGCTGTGGTCGGCCTCGGTCAGCTGGCGGCCGAGGGCGATGCGGAGGGGGCGCGGGTGGTCCAGGCGGGATGCCGGGCTCTTGGTGTTCGTCGAGGCGGATGGCAATGATGTCGTTCGGTGAGATCTCAGGCATGGAAGTCTCGCATGGCGTGGACGCCGCAGCGCGACGCGGCGGGCCGGCCAGCGCCGGGGGTTCCGGTGGACGACGCGATGACATGCGCTCAAAACGGAAATTGAATTCTGGAAATTATTGATCCGACTTGAGCGGTCTTGGATTGATTGTGTAGTCGCGGAACATCATGGGCCTTGACCACATGCCGGAACTGCGCCGAGGACAGCGGATCGCGCTGGCCAGCGCCTTCCATGATGCGGTTCTGTCCAATGGTGAGCGCCATGTCAGCAGTCGCGGCCAACGATGGGTGAATAACCGCTCCGCTCTACACAGCGGCCGCTGGATCGCGCATGCGACCGGCACCGCGCTGTGGTGGCACTTCCGTAAGCAACCAGTATCGATCTGCGGGATGCTGGTTCGTTACCCCGATCATCATCGCGATACCGAAGCCCTTCTGTGCACCGATACCGAGGCGGCTCCCACTCGATATCCTCGCCTGCTACGCGCCCGGAGGCCGTGCTGCAGCCAGAAAGCAAAATTAATTAATCAGACCGGCAAGAGTCATCAATATACAAAATCCAGAAACGGTTCATAAGTTGTAGTTAAGAAAGTATTTTACTTTTGTATTTTTCGACAAGGCAGATTATTTTATTTTTTAGATAGCACTTTAATTTGTCATGCGACTTGAAGGAATTTTCCTTATTTTACTATACTAATTAATTGATTTTTGACCGTCTTTTGATATGTTAAATATCACGGCGATGTGAGGTCATTGCTTGACGAGCATGATGCATCGCCGGGTGGGGGAACACCTGCGATGGGAAGCCTCGTCGGACGCTTGCTCCTCATCACCTTCCTTGCCTTGCTCCCGGCTCTCGCCTTCCAGGCATGGACCGAGGTTAGCGCCCATCGCGCCCGCCAGCAGGCGATCCACGACGAAGCATTGCGCCTGGTGGATCTTGTTGCCTCCGAACAGGAGCAGGTGGTCGAAGGCGCCCGACAGCTCATGACCGCCTTGGTCAACATAAGCGCCACCCGTGACCACTGGGAAAGCGACTGCGCCCCGTACTTCCCGAATTTGCTGAAGCGCTCCCCCAGGTATGCGGCCATTGCCGGGTACGACCTGAACGGGAAGGTCATCTGCTCCTCCCGCCTTGCGGACATCGGGGCGGACGGCAGCTATCGCCCCTATTTCCATCACGCGCTGGCCACGGATGAGTTGGTGGTGGGCGACTACGCCGTCGGCGGCGGTTCCAAGCGACCGAGCGTCCACTTCGCCCAGCGTTACCGCAACCCGGATGGCCGGGTGGCCGGTGTCCTCACCATCGCCCTGGATCTGGAGTGGCTCCAGGGCAGGCTGGACCGCCTGAAGCTGCCCAAAGCCGCCGCGGCCGTCATTACCGACCAAAACGGCACCGTTCTCGCCGGGCGGCCGGAACCGGGGCGTTCCGTCGGCCGGTCCGTGTCCGGGGACATGCGCAAGGCACTGGAGAGGGCGCAAACCGGCGTGCGGGAGATGCCAGGACCGGACGGCATCGTCCGGATCTATGGCTATGCGCCGATCAGCCTGGGACCCGAATGGTTCGGCATCGCTGTCGGCCTGGACAGCCCGGTGCTCCTCGCTGCCATGGCCCAAGAACACTACTTGAACCTGATGTTTCTTGTCCTCAGCGTCATCCTGGCGATGGGCGTGACCGTTATGGTGGCAGGCCCGATGGTGTGGCGCCCGATGGCGCGACTGCTGGCGGCCGCCGGGCGCTGGCGCGAGGGCGATCTCACGGCCCGCACCGGCCTGCAACGGGACAGGTCGGAATTTGGCCGCCTGGCGGCTGCCTTCGACGCGGTGGCCGAGGCGGCACAGCAGCGGGAACACGCCGTGCGCGCCGCCTTGGAGAGCACCGGGGACGGCGTGTACACGCTCTCCCCGGACTGGCGCTTCACTTTCCTCAACCGCTGGGCCCGGGAGCAGATCGCGGCCGGGCGCGACCTTGTTGGACAGGTGATCTGGGATGCCTTCCCTGAAGCCGTGGACGGTCCGTTCTGGCACGCCTACCAGCGCTGCATGGCCGGGCACCTGCCGACCGAGGCCGAGCAGTTCTACGTCCCCCTGAATCGCCACTTCACGGCGCGCGCGTTCCCTTCCGACGACGGCGGGATCACCGTGTTCTTCCGTGATGTCACCGAGGAACGGAAAACCGCCGCCCGCCTCGCCGAGCACGAGGGGATGCTGCGCGCGCTCGGCGAGGCCACGCCCGACCTGCTCTTCGCCAAGGACCGTGCCGGGCGGATGCTCTACGCCAACCCGGCGACCCTGACCGCGATCGGCCTCCCGTTCGAAGAGGTGCGTGGCCGCACCGCCGCCGAGTACTCCGCCGTTCCGGCGGCGGGGGAGGCCGCGCTGCGCAACGACCTGCGCATCATGGGCCGCGGCGAGAGCGAGACGGTCATCGAGATCGCACCCCATGCCCAGCGGGGCATGGCGCGCACCTGGCGCTCGACCAAGACGCCGCTGCACGACCCCGCCACGGGCGAGGTCGTTGGATTGGTCTGCATTGCCCGCGACGAGACCGAGCAGCACCAAATGGAGCGGGCGCTGGCCGAGAGCGAGGCACGGTTCCGCGCCATGGCCGACAACATCCCGCAGCTGGCCTGGATGGCGCGGCCGGATGGTTGGATCTTCTGGTACAATCGGCGCTGGCACGATTACACCGGCACCACCCTGGAGG from Rhodovastum atsumiense harbors:
- a CDS encoding tetratricopeptide repeat protein, whose translation is MALLRWLVTLVLLLGVAWLSPLRAQEAPRFVGAKACAACHPSETSLWKGSHHARAMQEATPATVLGDFNNASFTQFGIPTTFSRAGDRFVVRTEGPDGYPHEYDVAYTFGVDPLQQYLIRFPGGRLQALGIAWDARPKASGGQRWFGLYPEQRLRAGDRLHWTGRDQTWNYQCADCHTTDLRRNFDLATNAYATAFTDVDVACEACHGAGSVHVAWAEVRPKPPVPVTPGDRMGLANWLRPTDGGGWEMDVQTGIAHRTAPLASTEPDTCAPCHMRRKKLLDTPLVGAPLLDGYLPALLDPGYYFPDGQIDGEVFEYGSFVQSRMHQAGVTCSNCHEPHGLRLRVEGNAVCGQCHMAARFDSTAHHHHEPSGTGGQCVNCHMPTRTYMIVHDRHDHSLRVPRPDLSASLGTPNACTQCHADRPADWAARAVAAWYPAGRRTTSHFGAALQAGRTGAADAERLLDALILDAGQPPIARATALGLLRNRATGTSEAAVKAAITDPNPLVRAAVPRALPAAPGRSMVQGVAPLLNDRVRAVRVEAARALAGTEAQMTDPQRVALARGLRELLNAELVDADRSESHLNIGLLYLRLGQATQAEEAYQTALRLDPRFVPGMVNLADLDRMRGRDQEGAELLRRAIAIEPGNADAWHALGLTLVRQRNAADALQALRRANELAPGNPRYAYVYAVALNSAGMTKQAIAVLEQAHRQHPADRDVLLGLITIARDSGDPDAAQRYARDLVALTPSDPQARLLLEQLGRR
- a CDS encoding integrase family protein; this translates as MPRLTTALLRGLPPLPEGTAKQRIFDDALHGFIAERRRSVTTFYLRYADARGRAREVKLGRLGDVTAEQARRKAEQIKASVSLGADPVAERAKLRAVPTLADFARDGYLPHVRERLRSTGNYEAYLRLRILPMLGRRRLDEITPHDVAALRRALIAKGLSASSVNRHLATLRSMLNLALRWGLFDGRNAAASPGMLPEQHRDRHLTAEQTQALMHALDAEPCMSAAAALALLVVSGTRRQRVLKKATWEHVDLDRG